One region of Tamandua tetradactyla isolate mTamTet1 chromosome 6, mTamTet1.pri, whole genome shotgun sequence genomic DNA includes:
- the SEPTIN4 gene encoding septin-4 isoform X2, translating to MGSTQRGTVYHVVNTNKIGSKAAVSTQRGAEASSTSPQRGYGHVVALNQRGAAGSLSPLPHRRSEAAHPTAYHLASDYPRSLSPPSGLGLSRAPSPQGIETRPRSEINRHPYSQRRSQQTQTPASHAIYTQRNVSPPRDEVTRKSMSLAGRDSSHRTSVTADAKSSRRLSFLDQKDNLQSLPEEDPPSKVQNPQGVRVPRRISVYPKDEAVQTEPVRRTFTAAEVRSPKRPSSPEHGSSRVSADSRAAQRRNPGQESEMGPPSSNYPEFKAFHKNMNLDSSLKFSILRDSDGPHRVPVRPEPESVHKYSVYSEPKTTPKVLVSSEVESNTKSSIRGDNDVSRRVTISPGAHSAQSPHRVTARAVPEGSRKSSTYVTPEPMYKQKYPETVHTSPGSALRSPEPVHAELELTPRPLPPRSLPRYGPDSSWWALLNPEVEMFQSRPTTPDFELKSPPPPDPLSSLFEMDTSPFCEDLMFQREKASPPPPPPPPSPKEPPSWAPLREVLQAPKHTFKQPIQRFSAFFLDVSEEMYNRVIWWLKD from the exons ATGGGATCTACCCAGAGAGGTACTGTCTATCATGTGgtcaatacaaataaaattgggTCCAAAGCAGCAGTATCAACACAAAGAGGAGCTGAGGCTAGTAGCACATCTCCTCAGCGGGGATACGGGCACGTTGTTGCCTTGAACCAGCGAGGTGCTGCAGGTTCCCTGAGCCCTCTTCCTCATCGAAGATCAGAAGCTGCACATCCCACCGCTTACCATTTGGCATCAGACTATCCTCGATCTCTCTCCCCCCCATCAGGGCTTGGCCTCTCCAGAGCACCTTCACCTCAGGGAATTGAGACCCGGCCAAGATCAGAAATTAACCGCCATCCCTATTCTCAACGAAGAAGCCAGCAAACTCAAACGCCAGCTTCCCATGCTATCTATACACAGCGGAATGTTAGTCCACCCAGAGATGAAGTTACACGAAAAAGTATGTCTCTTGCAGGGCGTGATAGCAGTCATCGCACCTCAGTAACTGCAGATGCCAAATCTTCTCGCCGGTTGAGTTTTCTAGATCAGAAAGATAACTTACAAAGCTTACCAGAGGAAGACCCACCCTCTAAGGTCCAGAACCCACAAGGGGTTAGAGTTCCTCGTAGAATTTCAGTTTACCCAAAGGATGAAGCTGTCCAAACTGAACCAGTCCGAAGGACTTTCACTGCTGCTGAAGTCAGATCTCCAAAGAGACCCTCTAGCCCAGAACATGGCAGCAGCCGAGTCTCTGCAGACTCTCGAGCAGCCCAGAGAAGGAACCCTGGCCAGGAGTCTGAAATGGGCCCTCCTAGCTCAAATTACCCAGAATTCAAAGCCTTTCATAAGAATATGAACTTGGATTCATCCCTCAAATTCTCCATCCTTAGGGATTCAGATGGTCCACACCGAGTTCCTGTGCGTCCAGAGCCTGAATCTGTCCACAAGTATTCTGTCTACAGTGAGCCCAAGACCACCCCAAAGGTGTTAGTGTCATCAGAGGTGGAGTCCAACACGAAGTCCTCAATCCGTGGAGACAATGATGTCAGCCGCAGGGTCACTATCTCCCCAGGGGCTCACTCAGCACAGTCACCTCACCGTGTGACAGCTCGAGCAGTGCCTGAGGGCTCCCGCAAATCTTCCACGTATGTGACTCCAGAGCCaatgtataaacaaaaatatCCAGAAACTGTCCACACATCCCCAGGATCTGCACTCAGGAGCCCAGAACCCGTCCATGCTGAACTGGAACTGACCCCTCGGCCCTTACCTCCTCGGTCTTTACCTAGGTATGGGCCTGACTCTTCATGGTGGGCCTTACTCAATCCTGAAGTTGAAATGTTCCAAAGCCGGCCAACAACACCTGATTTTGAGCTTAagtcccctcctcccccagaccCTTTATCATCTCTTTTTGAAATGGACACAAGCCCTTTCTGCGAGGATCTGATGTTCCAGAGAGAGAAGGCAAgtccaccaccaccgccaccgccaccaTCACCAAAGGAGCCTCCAAGCTGGGCGCCATTGAGGGAAGTGCTACAGGCCCCCAAGCATACCTTCAAACAACCCATTCAAAGGTTTAGTGCTTTCTTCCTGG ATGTCTCTGAGGAAATGTACAATCGTGTCATCTGGTGGCTAAAAG ATTAA
- the SEPTIN4 gene encoding septin-4 isoform X1, with amino-acid sequence MGSTQRGTVYHVVNTNKIGSKAAVSTQRGAEASSTSPQRGYGHVVALNQRGAAGSLSPLPHRRSEAAHPTAYHLASDYPRSLSPPSGLGLSRAPSPQGIETRPRSEINRHPYSQRRSQQTQTPASHAIYTQRNVSPPRDEVTRKSMSLAGRDSSHRTSVTADAKSSRRLSFLDQKDNLQSLPEEDPPSKVQNPQGVRVPRRISVYPKDEAVQTEPVRRTFTAAEVRSPKRPSSPEHGSSRVSADSRAAQRRNPGQESEMGPPSSNYPEFKAFHKNMNLDSSLKFSILRDSDGPHRVPVRPEPESVHKYSVYSEPKTTPKVLVSSEVESNTKSSIRGDNDVSRRVTISPGAHSAQSPHRVTARAVPEGSRKSSTYVTPEPMYKQKYPETVHTSPGSALRSPEPVHAELELTPRPLPPRSLPRYGPDSSWWALLNPEVEMFQSRPTTPDFELKSPPPPDPLSSLFEMDTSPFCEDLMFQREKASPPPPPPPPSPKEPPSWAPLREVLQAPKHTFKQPIQRFSAFFLDVSEEMYNRVIWWLKGTTGGSTKASQHKHTLVLRYLPSSGWGDKTGTGKIYTTIQKCANVKINGID; translated from the exons ATGGGATCTACCCAGAGAGGTACTGTCTATCATGTGgtcaatacaaataaaattgggTCCAAAGCAGCAGTATCAACACAAAGAGGAGCTGAGGCTAGTAGCACATCTCCTCAGCGGGGATACGGGCACGTTGTTGCCTTGAACCAGCGAGGTGCTGCAGGTTCCCTGAGCCCTCTTCCTCATCGAAGATCAGAAGCTGCACATCCCACCGCTTACCATTTGGCATCAGACTATCCTCGATCTCTCTCCCCCCCATCAGGGCTTGGCCTCTCCAGAGCACCTTCACCTCAGGGAATTGAGACCCGGCCAAGATCAGAAATTAACCGCCATCCCTATTCTCAACGAAGAAGCCAGCAAACTCAAACGCCAGCTTCCCATGCTATCTATACACAGCGGAATGTTAGTCCACCCAGAGATGAAGTTACACGAAAAAGTATGTCTCTTGCAGGGCGTGATAGCAGTCATCGCACCTCAGTAACTGCAGATGCCAAATCTTCTCGCCGGTTGAGTTTTCTAGATCAGAAAGATAACTTACAAAGCTTACCAGAGGAAGACCCACCCTCTAAGGTCCAGAACCCACAAGGGGTTAGAGTTCCTCGTAGAATTTCAGTTTACCCAAAGGATGAAGCTGTCCAAACTGAACCAGTCCGAAGGACTTTCACTGCTGCTGAAGTCAGATCTCCAAAGAGACCCTCTAGCCCAGAACATGGCAGCAGCCGAGTCTCTGCAGACTCTCGAGCAGCCCAGAGAAGGAACCCTGGCCAGGAGTCTGAAATGGGCCCTCCTAGCTCAAATTACCCAGAATTCAAAGCCTTTCATAAGAATATGAACTTGGATTCATCCCTCAAATTCTCCATCCTTAGGGATTCAGATGGTCCACACCGAGTTCCTGTGCGTCCAGAGCCTGAATCTGTCCACAAGTATTCTGTCTACAGTGAGCCCAAGACCACCCCAAAGGTGTTAGTGTCATCAGAGGTGGAGTCCAACACGAAGTCCTCAATCCGTGGAGACAATGATGTCAGCCGCAGGGTCACTATCTCCCCAGGGGCTCACTCAGCACAGTCACCTCACCGTGTGACAGCTCGAGCAGTGCCTGAGGGCTCCCGCAAATCTTCCACGTATGTGACTCCAGAGCCaatgtataaacaaaaatatCCAGAAACTGTCCACACATCCCCAGGATCTGCACTCAGGAGCCCAGAACCCGTCCATGCTGAACTGGAACTGACCCCTCGGCCCTTACCTCCTCGGTCTTTACCTAGGTATGGGCCTGACTCTTCATGGTGGGCCTTACTCAATCCTGAAGTTGAAATGTTCCAAAGCCGGCCAACAACACCTGATTTTGAGCTTAagtcccctcctcccccagaccCTTTATCATCTCTTTTTGAAATGGACACAAGCCCTTTCTGCGAGGATCTGATGTTCCAGAGAGAGAAGGCAAgtccaccaccaccgccaccgccaccaTCACCAAAGGAGCCTCCAAGCTGGGCGCCATTGAGGGAAGTGCTACAGGCCCCCAAGCATACCTTCAAACAACCCATTCAAAGGTTTAGTGCTTTCTTCCTGG ATGTCTCTGAGGAAATGTACAATCGTGTCATCTGGTGGCTAAAAG GCACTACTGGGGGAAGCACTAAAGCCTCACAGCACAAACATACTTTGGTCTTGAGATACTTACCATCATCTGGTTGGGGAGATAAGACAGGGACAGGAAAAATTTATACAACAATACAAAAGTgtgcaaatgtcaaaataaatggaatagacTGA